From the genome of Papilio machaon chromosome 1, ilPapMach1.1, whole genome shotgun sequence:
aaacatgtaCTATAactattagttaaaaataacatcaaagGTAAATTGCAGaattatttgcaataaaacCGGTTATAAATGATCGTTCTAAGAGCGGAAAGGATGCGCTGAGTTCCTTGTTGTGCGTCCATCTTGTAATGAGGTCCCGGGCAGGAGCGGGCACGTCCATAGGTACCATGTGGCCCGCCCCCATAAATACTACCTCAGTCAGACCTCCACCGGTTTTGTGATAtctgtgaaataaaataaatagtaagtataattaaatcatataaaaatatcagtaaattttattcagtatTTTTCAAGATAtttgcaaaaatataaaaaaaaatcataaacttTAAAGCCCTTCAGCGTCCAATCTTAGCAAATTTGGATGTTGTCTTAAACCGTCATATTTTCGGCTGAGAAATGTGTGGTTACACAAAATGTCCGGGCATTTTGTGTGACCACAGATTTCACAGCTTAGTATTGTAACTACTAAtactaaatactaataaatctCTAATGCTCGATTCTCGAATAAGGTATTTTTGAAAACCTTCGAGCAAAAATGTCTAGTTCCAGGATGTTTCATTTTCCTTGAAGGTcccatcaaaaaaaaaatcatacggtataattaatataggtaactaataattacaaaaaacatcATACCCGGCAcgtttatgtaaatacaaatacGGTAATCTTGTTGCGTTTAAGAATTTTTCCTTCTCGTTCCATTTCCATGTTCGATAGTTCTCTGAAGTTGTGACACACGGCATCATCAGATCTAACTGGCCgctgaaaattattaaaaaaaataagattaccattaaaaatgtgacaaaaaatcctgtttaaaatatattgttatctctaaattgtcaaagataatgacagtgatgacgatatgttttacacattttggtctcagaaacccaccgTAAATCATAATATCGATTTAATTGGTAACTCCTTTAATCGTGTAACATTTAATGCAATCCATCCattgcaattaaatatatctatatcgTAAAAGTGTATCTGGAGTGACAGAATGTAAGTAAATAGCtctttattattgaaaaaatttaatgaataagaGTATACGGCCAAGGCCATGTATAAAGATAAACAGTTCTTTATAACAAGAGGTCATCGGGTTCACTTAATAAGTTATACGCACCTAcggaacggatcttgatgaaatttggcaaacaTATAGAacatctggaagaacacataggcttcttattaagttttctttttaattttaagacgGCGACATctagtcttttataatttcataatgaACATAGTTAAGAAAAATCTATCACTTACCAATACGCGAGCACCCGGTAATGTTCCAACAGAGTTTCAAAGTGCGGTTTACTGCTGCTTAAGAAATCCGAAGCGAGGTGGAAGTTGACAGTCATGTTGACGAAGTTGAAGTTTGTTCTACGCACATGTATCGCCTTTTGTATGTCCGTCTGATTCAAGAATTTCACGTATCTGCCTACCCCTAAGTCGTTGTGCAAGAAGTTATATGCGTGCGACTGATGGCTCAACATTAGAAGAAGACTGATGAGGTTTAtccatttctataaaattataaatatatcatagAAAAATGAGAATCAAAATAGCTTAATCAAAATGGCATAATAGTACAAGGTGGCAACGAAGCTGCCATCTGCaatttcgctgaaatagcgaattGACCGCTGCCCACCGATGTCAATAAACATATGCAATGTAAGTAGTCGATGATTTGCCTCCCTTTAATGGACAGAAGAAATAGGATTATACCCTTTGCCATACATCCCCTCCCGCGTTCCCCCTCTTCTTTTCTCATTCCCATCTATTTTCCTATTTGAAAGTTTGTACAAACTTTTAAGaaaccttttattataaacgagTACAACTCGTACGTTGCTCTTTGGATACTCACATTTTTAGCTAGTGCTCCGTTTTTGGCAGCCACTTGTTCCGCTACTGCGTTCGATAATGGTCTCAGCATTTCCACCTGCTCTTGTTCTATAAGACCAAAGTTATAGAAGGGCCGGACTGTCCTCGGGATAACAGCAGGATCCACGTACGCATTACCGATCATCAAACCCTGTAAGGTGACATAATATGTCTTATTCCAAAGTTATGGCACTTAGATTACCCATTTGTGTTTAAGAATCATTTCTCCTAAACTAATAACTTTGGTGGGTAGGCACTATCCTATTTTAGTTTTGGTTTAAGCGATTTAGTTGTGGACCTGTCATCATCTGCTATACTTCGTTTATTTTACCTTAAGATTAACACGATGTTCTGGTAAATGTATTCTATTATGTATCTCCAGTCCGAGCGCAGGCACGTATTTTCCCGCGTATGACTCTCCCGCAATGTAGAGCGGAGCTTCCTTTAGCTCTGGAAACATCTGGACGAACTGGTGGAACGCGGTGTACAGCTGTCTGGAATACTGAATGGTAGTTGTTAGTTAGATGACGTCACAGTATTGGACAAAGAAGCTAACGGAATTGACTGTGACACGATTAGagatatagttattttattaggtGTATAAATTCCATAACGTTGTAAGCGTGTTATGATTGTTCAGGGTAATTACATCGAGTTCAATCATTATCAAATGCAACATAGTATTGAGCTTTATTCGCTAACATATTGCATACatatacaaagttttttaaagttaacatataaggtttctttgtttttttttttgttcctaATTAATAGATTATTTCATTCAGTTTCCTTAATACTGTTTGGCTTCAATCTCAAAGATAACTGTGTTAGGTCACCACCAGATGGCGTTGCAatctctagactatctgttaTCGATcgctattaaaatttgattctAGCGATACAGGacctttattttatagcaataTAGTACTTTTCACTTGTAACCTTGTAGTCATTTTTGAGTTATTGCGACGTTGCGATTTGTGCCTGGATTTTACAGTACacataattatgtattcaGTTGTGAGAGCTTCGAATATTACAATTTCAGATTTTGCGAttccttttaataaaacatttgaatgAATTTAATCCTGAATATAAAGTGATTCGCTTGCGACAGTATCACGATTTTGGGTTACAATACTTGTACTTTTAGGCTTTAATTTAACCTTGCTTGCaatcgttttttatttgtctatcTAAATAGATAACTGAGGGATGATATCAGTTGCTAGTTAGATTATTACCGTAGGCATATCTCGAACGTATCCTCGTTTATCATCAGTGAAACTGAAACCAGTTCCTACGGGGTTGTCGAAGAACACCAGAGAATGGTTCTGCAGCCATGTGTACGGGTTACCTGTagaattaaagataaaattaagttggttttgttaattaatgataaagtCTTTGTCAATTGACATTACGTCGAAGATCTGTGAACAAGTAGAGCGGAATATAAAACACCACGGTTGTTTTAACGATGGTCTGATTACATTACTTTGAAATGTAATGTGTACTTAACTATTAGCTCGATTGTAATGCTAACTAATGATGTCACttcttaacaaaattatttcgtaAGACTTCAAAGAACTTCAAACAACACATACACGTAAATTTCTTGCTAAGAACCAGCGCGTCATTTTgggaatattaaattactctcaatgtgctttcaaatgttttaaattatcgatTATGTTTACAGAGAAAAcacagtaaaaattaattttcatttgttttcctAACAAactttttgtgtttatttcggGCGACAAATAACTAAGCATAAAATTAATCTGTACATTCTTGaatatgatattaaaagtGTGAAAtgtggttttaaaaatgttagttattcatttaattcaaaacgTAACTTAGAAGAAATGTgcgaataaaagaaatatctatataaagagtatttattaacttttaatcaatgttaaatattttcattgtatttatgtCACAGTCTTTATGAACGCTAAACATTCGCGCCTTAGCAAAACTCAGTTTTCAATTGAACCGCGTTTCCAATCGAACCCCTGATCTGGGAATGAATCATTATCCaagattttgtaattaaaaaaaatgttttttactatCTTGTGATtagaagttataaaataatgttaattaaaattgtacaacTGAATTTTTTACTTACGTTCCAATTGTAGTTTTGCACCCATTTTAAGGGGTCCTATTTCCTCAAAAAGTCCTGTCATACTAGACGCTCCGGGTCCACCTTGCAACCAAATAATCCACGGCGATTCACCAATTGGTTTATCCACAATCGGGAAGAACCAAAAGAACATATTGGAATTATAAGTTTTGTTCACAGTCAAGTATCCTGAATAACTTGTAAAACCTAGAAACATTTCTGGATTGACCAAACTTGCGTTCTTTGCTTCGTCGATTCTTCCTTGTTCAATGAAAGGTGTCAATATGAGTGGTTCTAAATGTTCTGTTTCATTATTTGCTTCTTTTGTATTATTCactttggtttttaatttgactgtGATATCATTTTTAGGTTTGTTGTCTTCAACATTAACTTCGTTGTCTTCAACATTTATTTCGttagaatattttgttactgtcttatttcttttatgtaattcTATTATTTCCTCGTTATTATGTAtagttactttaatttttagcgGATctatagaatttaataattccGTAATCTTTTCCCTGCTTAATACAACTTTACAGTTGAcactacaaaaattaaaaatgtttttaaataatattatcgaTTGGTAATCACTTCTAAAACAGCTAATAGGAAATATCGTAGTtagataaagaaaatgtttaaccGTCAGTTTCCATTGCTACAAAACATATGTTTCTAAAGTAAAGATGAAAAAAGGTTGCTATGTGGCATTGAAATCCCATGGTgacatttaactttttaaatcttcgattatcacaatttattttacattataacaaAACTAAGCTTACCTCGTTAATAAAGCACACAATATGtacgtaattaatattttaataagatacattttagaatacattaattattacacaTGTCGAGTAAATTAACACGTTCCGTTTAGAATTGTACACTAAATGACAGTGACAAGATAATGTGCACGATTTTCTTGTTATCAGTTGAACTGTTTGATCCCGACTTTGCATTGAAACATGGTACACTCAAagatatatgtttaattttgtaatatacatataattgtTTTGCATTTTTACATCGCATGAATAGAACTCTATTAAACACAATTCTTATTAACGGATATTTGCAattcttaaaatgttattgtaaaaatattatacgatAAACAGACTGACTATCCGTTAGATTGTAAGACACGTCTGAATTTCGTTTTTATATTCACTTCCTTTTGTGTAACCCGTTTTTTTATGTCCGATATACGAAAACAAGttgacttttttcttttacttatatGTTTTTTGGTGTTGTAAACTCGTAAGTATAAGGTGACCATAAGTCTATAGCTCTCCGGACAAAGCGCGAATGGGATCTACATATAGCCTGTAGGTGCCAAAAGAGGGCGCAACGGTGGGAAGCTGCCTATCTAGTTAACATTGCAGCGTTACGCATAGCCTATTtaggtatattattttatttgttgttcaTGGTTTACATAACATTGTTGAGCTCAAATTtgttatgttacaaaaactattaataaaaaagaaaaaactactAAAGAGCATAtcacagtaaaaaatattcggtcgataaattgtaaaattacttgTTACGAGAAGGGAAAAAATGTTGGGatctaaaatactttataaaaagaataaagtaCCAGCTTTATTATCACTGATTGCCTCACATTATCATTCGGTGTAGGACAAGTCATTGACCCAAATGTTCACTAAAAATAACGATTGTGTTGCCTTAACGCTTGCAGCTCACCACTGCAAAAGCGAACCGAAGGAGATGCGAAATATTTGTAGCATATATAGGTATGAACACGGAACATTTGCTTATCAGCCCTCTATGcagtttcataaaaaaaacatagctaCGCTTTTTTGCGTTCGTAGTTATGTGCGACATGCATAAAACGAGTTCTTCGtccgttatttttttaacttgttattttatatttattttattaagtggCAGGAAAAGTTCGCTCACCTGATAGTGTACCATACTTACCATAACAATGGCTTTGAATCACTTGAAGAAGAAGGAAAAATTTCGTGCCACCTGGATGTTTAAAACTgaatggctcctacgaataagggccaatgtgcaaatagacaacttttcaggagaggctcttAAAGTtgcaaccatataggaaaataggccGCATACGctcttttacttcagcaaaaaataaaaattacacctgtaaatgtgtattttgtatagtgcgtgttgttaactaaactaagaagtagcttttaacacaaaaaagtaaaaatcaatttgttactttgaccCTTATATATAGAACCCATCGATAGACACGGTAACATGCTCTAGGTACGTCTAGAATGGTTAGGTTCCTTACTCTACATTACCTCATGTTATAGTTATCACTATTTATCTACAAGTTATGTAGAGTGCCTAAAAATGCTGGCTACTGTATACGTAACATTTGTCATCCTAGGGTGTTACCGGGGAGTCGGTTCTCTTCAAATCCCTTTAAGTCAAATTACTACGGATGTGATTGTTTCTCAAATTAACAAGTTAACAAAGCATTAAGTTAACCatcaaatcatttaataattccattaattttttttttgtcacagattcatatttgaaaatttcacACAAActaacttttgttttaattttttaaataaagaaagccATAGTTTCTTAGTTTCCGGAGTTCAGATCagtagtaaataaaactataatttcgtttaatataatttattttaattacattcaatataataacattgaggattaatatatttcttctAACTACAACTGCCACAACTGTGTTACCCTGATGACGCAGTTAAACACAAtttgaagttttatttcaCGGCTTGTGTGGTAGCGCGGCAAAGTGTAGAGCCGtcttaaagttataaataacagGCTCAActctgtttatttaaaataattaattgagaTACAAAATAATCGATTTAGAATCGAAATATTTACTCTAAATTCATAAtatcgattttaaaatttccatgtagCAATAGATGCCCGTaggtattacataaatatattcctACTTTTTAGTAAGCGCAATACAAGCTACTGatacaaacaataaatttcaacaaagAAGTTTCTTATCTATTAGTTAGTTATTAGTTGTTTTATTAAGAATCAAAACAATTAAGTCAAAGTTTAGATAAGTCATAACTCTTTTAAACCAAAATTTACCGTAGAGCATAGCGTGCTACAGCACGTAGCTAAAGCTGCGTCACGGGAGCCCGTAGTAATAAAACGTAAAGGGAGGTAGGTGGGTAAATCGCGAACAGTCGGAGTTACTGCTTCAAAAATTtaccatattatatttatacttataaatgattttgaaTCATAGGTCGTCAGTTACATAGCTCATATACACAAATACTAAATTCTTAATAGGCCTTGTTCCAAATGCCGACCTTGAGCAAGTTCATTTTCAGCATGTGAAATCACATTGGATTTTAAATCAGCGACTACGCCGCGCCTTAATAATTGTGCAGCGTCGGTTCggtgtcaataaaaaaatattcattgaaAATGCTCACAGTCGACggacaatatttttagtttgaaCACGGCCGTAAACTATTTTAACCTACTTAAAGCCCAAAGACATCAAtagaatatatgtatattataacctccttctttttgaagtcggctaaaaatacagtaaaatacTACGAGGGCGTACCCTTAGATTGAGAGtcttaatttcttttcagttCAATGTACAAGCTCATTCTTGGTGGTAAACTTCACAAATTATAAGATATCAAAGAGAATAATATAATCGTCGCTGTGTGCGGCAATGTTGGCCAGACTGACTCGGGTGCGTAGTAATGGCAGCACTGAGCCAATATTCAGTCAGTACTAATCAAACCGCCGACGAGAGTAGACGTCGTTCTACGTTCTATACACATCCAGCACATCCTACATATACTATGTTCGCTACTAGATGGATATACATAGGATaagacaacatctattttctccaacaaattattataagttCTGGTGTcttttgctttaaataaatctttggcACACATACATCTTAAAAGCGAAGGCGAGCTTTGGTGATGACGTTTCATTCCAAAGTAAAAGCGAGATCAACACTACTGTATTACAACACTCATAAATTTAGTACACTAATCTCTACTATTAATCTAAAATAGAGTTTGCTGAAATGAATATTTAGAATGAAAGaccaataaacattttacgattttaatataaacgcCAACATCCAAATTATGAGCATACATTTAAAGGCAAGTACAAAGACAAAGTGAAGAAGGAAGAAGCTATTGCAAGGGCGCTTGATAGACCCATAGGATAGAGAAGGTTCACAATCTTGGATCAACTAGTATATTGTTAACCCAAGACCACaatcaatatgtttaaaagatAGTTGGAATTTTGCTAATGGTTCTTCGAAATCTTGGATTATTCTTCAAAATCTCACTAACGGTGTTCACAACCGACAAAATACGCCGGCTATCAAACATAGTTGCACGCAGAGTCTGGGTGATTAAACGAATATCCTTTACTCTATCTATTTCCCGTTTTTTAACAGACTCCGGGTCATTTTTggttcctgaaataaataaagttaataaatgcTAAAATATTTGACTATGAGACAGATTATTGAATTTTCTATAGAATAGCAATAATACCATAAGAAGGTTCAGATTACATATTGTTAACCCGATTtgctcaaaatatttttcccgTGAGTAGATTAGGTTCGGTaaattctttgtaaaaaaacataatggtataaaatgaaaaaaaaacgtacttTCAGCTTGAACCTCCAACTTTATTTTGCGATCATATTTTATCGCATCACTCATATCAGTGAATGAGAGAGAACGACGAAGTATGGCCGGGGCTGTGAAGAAAGGTAAAAGAAATATGGggaaaaacatttcaaagagACATTTCTGCGTATAAGACTACCATTCTCTTATATTACTTTCCGATCTAATCGCATTTTGTCTACCTCTTCTACGCTATACAAATGCT
Proteins encoded in this window:
- the LOC106718816 gene encoding venom serine carboxypeptidase-like, which codes for MYSKMYLIKILITYILCALLTSVNCKVVLSREKITELLNSIDPLKIKVTIHNNEEIIELHKRNKTVTKYSNEINVEDNEVNVEDNKPKNDITVKLKTKVNNTKEANNETEHLEPLILTPFIEQGRIDEAKNASLVNPEMFLGFTSYSGYLTVNKTYNSNMFFWFFPIVDKPIGESPWIIWLQGGPGASSMTGLFEEIGPLKMGAKLQLERNPYTWLQNHSLVFFDNPVGTGFSFTDDKRGYVRDMPTYSRQLYTAFHQFVQMFPELKEAPLYIAGESYAGKYVPALGLEIHNRIHLPEHRVNLKGLMIGNAYVDPAVIPRTVRPFYNFGLIEQEQVEMLRPLSNAVAEQVAAKNGALAKNKWINLISLLLMLSHQSHAYNFLHNDLGVGRYVKFLNQTDIQKAIHVRRTNFNFVNMTVNFHLASDFLSSSKPHFETLLEHYRVLAYCGQLDLMMPCVTTSENYRTWKWNEKEKFLNATRLPYLYLHKRAGYHKTGGGLTEVVFMGAGHMVPMDVPAPARDLITRWTHNKELSASFPLLERSFITGFIANNSAIYL